Proteins found in one Strigops habroptila isolate Jane chromosome W, bStrHab1.2.pri, whole genome shotgun sequence genomic segment:
- the LOC115619099 gene encoding zinc finger protein 276-like isoform X4: protein MKRDRRGRFLAVPGGSGAEPPGPRRLPGTMARGNKAAAQHDPSAGWVPAAAAWTRPAALGGAPEAGIGRALSTGYCRLCHGKFSSRSLRNAFGKVPVMGENSEKQHCVDQVFFTDFQRLVGVAVRQDPMLPQFVCKKCHAQFYKCHSILRTFIQRVNTSPTGHTKSKGKSSMAQAQLGTEGSASCLAVDLITSSLQCLHNLVSWTHRHAESCTSAPSLQSVLSSEYCSIIRAIWGCSNGHDYIMDTDSDCSTVLVDSALSVKQDWNKSTAQHLTDNGAEADNAKAVSAPKPQHAPVRTTPCQQPANKGNTSVPLNTKNEPLQNRDSSHSQLDSMVSLQEAALPQPVSPLSSATGQLSGKQVLSTTLDERVKDEFSDLSEGISSKKSNIKEVKKAEEPKTRKKPGPKPGWKKKIKCERALLHREELPTIYKCPYQGCTAVYRGADGMKKHIKEHHEEVRERPCPHPGCNKVFMIDRYLQRHVKLIHTEVRNYICDECGQTFKQRKHLSVHQMRHSGAKPLQCEICGFQCRQRASLKYHMTKHKAETELEFACDQCGKRFEKAHNLNVHMSMVHPLIQIRDKAKPLEPEPILLLNTSGTSESQVVKPEVTAQQEPT from the exons atgAAGCGCGATCGGCGCGGCCGGTTCCTGGCGGTCCCGGGCGGCTCCGGTGCGGAGCCCCCCGGGCCTCGGCGGCTCCCCGGCACGATGGCTCGCGGGAATAAGGCGGCGGCGCAGCACGACCCCTCCGCGGGGTGGGTCCCGGCGGCCGCCGCCTGGACACGGCCCGCCGCCCTCGGCGGAGCACCGGAGGCAG GAATTGGCAGAGCCCTGAGCACTGGGTATTGTCGCCTCTGCCACGGGAAGTTCTCCTCCAGGAGCCTGCGCAATGCTTTTGGGAAGGTGCCGGTGATGGGAGAGAACTCGGAGAAGCAGCACTGCGTGGATCAGGTCTTCTTCACTGACTTCCAGCGGCTGGTCGGCGTGGCGGTGCGGCAGGACCCCATGCTCCCCCAGTTTGTCTGCAAGAAGTGCCATGCCCAGTTCTACAAATGCCACAGCATCCTCAGGACCTTCATCCAGAGGGTGAACACATCTCCCACAGGTCACACAAAGTCCAAAGGAAA GAGCAGCATGGCCCAGGCCCAGCTGGGCACGGAAGGAAGTGCCTCCTGCCTGG CAGTTGACCTGATCACATCCAGCCTGCAGTGCCTGCACAACCTGGTGTCATGGACGCACAGGCACGCCGAGAGCTGCACATCGGCGCCCAGCCTGCAGAGCGTGCTCTCCTCTGAGTACTGCAGCATCATCCGCGCCATCTGGGGCTGCAGCAATGGCCATGACTACATCATGGACACGGATTCGGACTGTAGCACGGTGCTTGTCGACAGCGCCTTGTCTGTCAAACAGGACTGGAAcaagagcacagcacagcacttaACTGACAATGGGGCAGAGGCAGACAATGCCAAGGCTGTTTCTGCTCCCAAACCCCAGCATGCTCCAGTAAGGACAACTCCTTGCCAGCAGCCTGCAAACAAGGGGAACACATCAGTGCCACTGAACACGAAGAATGAGCCACTGCAGAACAGGGATTCATCTCACTCACAACTGGACAGCATGGTCTCCTTGCAGGAggcagccctgccccagcctgtGTCACCACTGAGCAGTGCCACAG GACAGTTGAGTGGGAAGCAGGTTCTGTCCACAACATTGGATGAGCGGGTAAAAGACGAGTTCAGTGACCTTTCTGAGGG GATTTCTAGCAAGAAAAGCAACATCAAAGAAGTAAAGAAGGCAGAAGAGCCCAAAACAAGGAAGAAGCCAGGGCCTAAGCCgggctggaaaaaaaagatcaagtgTGAGAG GGCTCTGCTTCATAGGGAGGAGCTGCCAACCATTTACAAGTGTCCTTACCAGGGCTGCACAGCTGTCTACAGGGGGGCCGACGGCATGAAG AAACACATCAAAGAGCATCATGAAGAGGTACGGGAGAGGCCCTGTCCTCATCCTGGCTGCAACAAGGTGTTCATGATTGACCGGTACCTACAGCGGCACGTGAAGCTCATTCATACAG AGGTACGTAATTATATCTGTGATGAATGTGGGCAGACCTTTAAGCAACGCAAACACCTCTCAGTCCATCAGATGCGGCACTCGGGAGCAAAGCCCCTTCA GTGTGAGATCTGTGGTTTCCAGTGCAGGCAGCGAGCTTCGCTCAAGTACCACATGACCAAACACAAAGCTGAGACAGAGCTGGAGTTTGCCTGTGACCAGTGTGGGAAACGCTTTGAGAAGGCCCATAACCTTAACGTCCACATGTCCATGGTGCACCCTCTGATCCAGATTCGAGACAAAGCCAAGCCACTGGAGCCAGAGCCCATTCTCCTCCTAAATACTTCAGGGACTTCAGAAAGCCAGGTGGTAAAGCCAGAAGTGACTGCACAGCAGGAGCCCACCTGA
- the LOC115619099 gene encoding zinc finger protein 276-like isoform X8 has translation MKRDRRGRFLAVPGGSGAEPPGPRRLPGTMARGNKAAAQHDPSAGWVPAAAAWTRPAALGGAPEAGIGRALSTGYCRLCHGKFSSRSLRNAFGKVPVMGENSEKQHCVDQVFFTDFQRLVGVAVRQDPMLPQFVCKKCHAQFYKCHSILRTFIQRVNTSPTGHTKSKGKSSMAQAQLGTEGSASCLAVDLITSSLQCLHNLVSWTHRHAESCTSAPSLQSVLSSEYCSIIRAIWGCSNGHDYIMDTDSDCSTVLVDSALSVKQDWNKSTAQHLTDNGAEADNAKAVSAPKPQHAPVRTTPCQQPANKGNTSVPLNTKNEPLQNRDSSHSQLDSMVSLQEAALPQPVSPLSSATGQLSGKQVLSTTLDERVKDEFSDLSEGDFLSDDENEKRNVQSSDDSFEPYPEKKISSKKSNIKEVKKAEEPKTRKKPGPKPGWKKKIKCERALLHREELPTIYKCPYQGCTAVYRGADGMKKHIKEHHEEVRERPCPHPGCNKVFMIDRYLQRHVKLIHTGVRSVVSSAGSELRSSTT, from the exons atgAAGCGCGATCGGCGCGGCCGGTTCCTGGCGGTCCCGGGCGGCTCCGGTGCGGAGCCCCCCGGGCCTCGGCGGCTCCCCGGCACGATGGCTCGCGGGAATAAGGCGGCGGCGCAGCACGACCCCTCCGCGGGGTGGGTCCCGGCGGCCGCCGCCTGGACACGGCCCGCCGCCCTCGGCGGAGCACCGGAGGCAG GAATTGGCAGAGCCCTGAGCACTGGGTATTGTCGCCTCTGCCACGGGAAGTTCTCCTCCAGGAGCCTGCGCAATGCTTTTGGGAAGGTGCCGGTGATGGGAGAGAACTCGGAGAAGCAGCACTGCGTGGATCAGGTCTTCTTCACTGACTTCCAGCGGCTGGTCGGCGTGGCGGTGCGGCAGGACCCCATGCTCCCCCAGTTTGTCTGCAAGAAGTGCCATGCCCAGTTCTACAAATGCCACAGCATCCTCAGGACCTTCATCCAGAGGGTGAACACATCTCCCACAGGTCACACAAAGTCCAAAGGAAA GAGCAGCATGGCCCAGGCCCAGCTGGGCACGGAAGGAAGTGCCTCCTGCCTGG CAGTTGACCTGATCACATCCAGCCTGCAGTGCCTGCACAACCTGGTGTCATGGACGCACAGGCACGCCGAGAGCTGCACATCGGCGCCCAGCCTGCAGAGCGTGCTCTCCTCTGAGTACTGCAGCATCATCCGCGCCATCTGGGGCTGCAGCAATGGCCATGACTACATCATGGACACGGATTCGGACTGTAGCACGGTGCTTGTCGACAGCGCCTTGTCTGTCAAACAGGACTGGAAcaagagcacagcacagcacttaACTGACAATGGGGCAGAGGCAGACAATGCCAAGGCTGTTTCTGCTCCCAAACCCCAGCATGCTCCAGTAAGGACAACTCCTTGCCAGCAGCCTGCAAACAAGGGGAACACATCAGTGCCACTGAACACGAAGAATGAGCCACTGCAGAACAGGGATTCATCTCACTCACAACTGGACAGCATGGTCTCCTTGCAGGAggcagccctgccccagcctgtGTCACCACTGAGCAGTGCCACAG GACAGTTGAGTGGGAAGCAGGTTCTGTCCACAACATTGGATGAGCGGGTAAAAGACGAGTTCAGTGACCTTTCTGAGGG GGACTTCTTGAGCGATGATGAAAACGAGAAGAGAAATGTGCAATCTTCAGATGACTCCTTTGAGCCTTACCCCGAGAAGAA GATTTCTAGCAAGAAAAGCAACATCAAAGAAGTAAAGAAGGCAGAAGAGCCCAAAACAAGGAAGAAGCCAGGGCCTAAGCCgggctggaaaaaaaagatcaagtgTGAGAG GGCTCTGCTTCATAGGGAGGAGCTGCCAACCATTTACAAGTGTCCTTACCAGGGCTGCACAGCTGTCTACAGGGGGGCCGACGGCATGAAG AAACACATCAAAGAGCATCATGAAGAGGTACGGGAGAGGCCCTGTCCTCATCCTGGCTGCAACAAGGTGTTCATGATTGACCGGTACCTACAGCGGCACGTGAAGCTCATTCATACAG GTGTGAGATCTGTGGTTTCCAGTGCAGGCAGCGAGCTTCGCTCAAGTACCACATGA
- the LOC115619099 gene encoding zinc finger protein 276-like isoform X6, translating into MELCSTELGCHWMGKVLPGIGRALSTGYCRLCHGKFSSRSLRNAFGKVPVMGENSEKQHCVDQVFFTDFQRLVGVAVRQDPMLPQFVCKKCHAQFYKCHSILRTFIQRVNTSPTGHTKSKGKSSMAQAQLGTEGSASCLAVDLITSSLQCLHNLVSWTHRHAESCTSAPSLQSVLSSEYCSIIRAIWGCSNGHDYIMDTDSDCSTVLVDSALSVKQDWNKSTAQHLTDNGAEADNAKAVSAPKPQHAPVRTTPCQQPANKGNTSVPLNTKNEPLQNRDSSHSQLDSMVSLQEAALPQPVSPLSSATGQLSGKQVLSTTLDERVKDEFSDLSEGDFLSDDENEKRNVQSSDDSFEPYPEKKISSKKSNIKEVKKAEEPKTRKKPGPKPGWKKKIKCERALLHREELPTIYKCPYQGCTAVYRGADGMKKHIKEHHEEVRERPCPHPGCNKVFMIDRYLQRHVKLIHTEVRNYICDECGQTFKQRKHLSVHQMRHSGAKPLQCEICGFQCRQRASLKYHMTKHKAETELEFACDQCGKRFEKAHNLNVHMSMVHPLIQIRDKAKPLEPEPILLLNTSGTSESQVVKPEVTAQQEPT; encoded by the exons ATGGAGCTGTGCTCCACAGAGCTGGGATGCCATTGGATGGGGAAGGTGTTGCCGG GAATTGGCAGAGCCCTGAGCACTGGGTATTGTCGCCTCTGCCACGGGAAGTTCTCCTCCAGGAGCCTGCGCAATGCTTTTGGGAAGGTGCCGGTGATGGGAGAGAACTCGGAGAAGCAGCACTGCGTGGATCAGGTCTTCTTCACTGACTTCCAGCGGCTGGTCGGCGTGGCGGTGCGGCAGGACCCCATGCTCCCCCAGTTTGTCTGCAAGAAGTGCCATGCCCAGTTCTACAAATGCCACAGCATCCTCAGGACCTTCATCCAGAGGGTGAACACATCTCCCACAGGTCACACAAAGTCCAAAGGAAA GAGCAGCATGGCCCAGGCCCAGCTGGGCACGGAAGGAAGTGCCTCCTGCCTGG CAGTTGACCTGATCACATCCAGCCTGCAGTGCCTGCACAACCTGGTGTCATGGACGCACAGGCACGCCGAGAGCTGCACATCGGCGCCCAGCCTGCAGAGCGTGCTCTCCTCTGAGTACTGCAGCATCATCCGCGCCATCTGGGGCTGCAGCAATGGCCATGACTACATCATGGACACGGATTCGGACTGTAGCACGGTGCTTGTCGACAGCGCCTTGTCTGTCAAACAGGACTGGAAcaagagcacagcacagcacttaACTGACAATGGGGCAGAGGCAGACAATGCCAAGGCTGTTTCTGCTCCCAAACCCCAGCATGCTCCAGTAAGGACAACTCCTTGCCAGCAGCCTGCAAACAAGGGGAACACATCAGTGCCACTGAACACGAAGAATGAGCCACTGCAGAACAGGGATTCATCTCACTCACAACTGGACAGCATGGTCTCCTTGCAGGAggcagccctgccccagcctgtGTCACCACTGAGCAGTGCCACAG GACAGTTGAGTGGGAAGCAGGTTCTGTCCACAACATTGGATGAGCGGGTAAAAGACGAGTTCAGTGACCTTTCTGAGGG GGACTTCTTGAGCGATGATGAAAACGAGAAGAGAAATGTGCAATCTTCAGATGACTCCTTTGAGCCTTACCCCGAGAAGAA GATTTCTAGCAAGAAAAGCAACATCAAAGAAGTAAAGAAGGCAGAAGAGCCCAAAACAAGGAAGAAGCCAGGGCCTAAGCCgggctggaaaaaaaagatcaagtgTGAGAG GGCTCTGCTTCATAGGGAGGAGCTGCCAACCATTTACAAGTGTCCTTACCAGGGCTGCACAGCTGTCTACAGGGGGGCCGACGGCATGAAG AAACACATCAAAGAGCATCATGAAGAGGTACGGGAGAGGCCCTGTCCTCATCCTGGCTGCAACAAGGTGTTCATGATTGACCGGTACCTACAGCGGCACGTGAAGCTCATTCATACAG AGGTACGTAATTATATCTGTGATGAATGTGGGCAGACCTTTAAGCAACGCAAACACCTCTCAGTCCATCAGATGCGGCACTCGGGAGCAAAGCCCCTTCA GTGTGAGATCTGTGGTTTCCAGTGCAGGCAGCGAGCTTCGCTCAAGTACCACATGACCAAACACAAAGCTGAGACAGAGCTGGAGTTTGCCTGTGACCAGTGTGGGAAACGCTTTGAGAAGGCCCATAACCTTAACGTCCACATGTCCATGGTGCACCCTCTGATCCAGATTCGAGACAAAGCCAAGCCACTGGAGCCAGAGCCCATTCTCCTCCTAAATACTTCAGGGACTTCAGAAAGCCAGGTGGTAAAGCCAGAAGTGACTGCACAGCAGGAGCCCACCTGA
- the LOC115619099 gene encoding zinc finger protein 276-like isoform X5 yields the protein MVLLWPCGRHPAAAFNLSLAGIGRALSTGYCRLCHGKFSSRSLRNAFGKVPVMGENSEKQHCVDQVFFTDFQRLVGVAVRQDPMLPQFVCKKCHAQFYKCHSILRTFIQRVNTSPTGHTKSKGKSSMAQAQLGTEGSASCLAVDLITSSLQCLHNLVSWTHRHAESCTSAPSLQSVLSSEYCSIIRAIWGCSNGHDYIMDTDSDCSTVLVDSALSVKQDWNKSTAQHLTDNGAEADNAKAVSAPKPQHAPVRTTPCQQPANKGNTSVPLNTKNEPLQNRDSSHSQLDSMVSLQEAALPQPVSPLSSATGQLSGKQVLSTTLDERVKDEFSDLSEGDFLSDDENEKRNVQSSDDSFEPYPEKKISSKKSNIKEVKKAEEPKTRKKPGPKPGWKKKIKCERALLHREELPTIYKCPYQGCTAVYRGADGMKKHIKEHHEEVRERPCPHPGCNKVFMIDRYLQRHVKLIHTEVRNYICDECGQTFKQRKHLSVHQMRHSGAKPLQCEICGFQCRQRASLKYHMTKHKAETELEFACDQCGKRFEKAHNLNVHMSMVHPLIQIRDKAKPLEPEPILLLNTSGTSESQVVKPEVTAQQEPT from the exons ATGGTACTCCTGTGGCCCTGTGGCAGGCACCCAGCGGCTGCATTCAACCTTTCTCTGGCAGGAATTGGCAGAGCCCTGAGCACTGGGTATTGTCGCCTCTGCCACGGGAAGTTCTCCTCCAGGAGCCTGCGCAATGCTTTTGGGAAGGTGCCGGTGATGGGAGAGAACTCGGAGAAGCAGCACTGCGTGGATCAGGTCTTCTTCACTGACTTCCAGCGGCTGGTCGGCGTGGCGGTGCGGCAGGACCCCATGCTCCCCCAGTTTGTCTGCAAGAAGTGCCATGCCCAGTTCTACAAATGCCACAGCATCCTCAGGACCTTCATCCAGAGGGTGAACACATCTCCCACAGGTCACACAAAGTCCAAAGGAAA GAGCAGCATGGCCCAGGCCCAGCTGGGCACGGAAGGAAGTGCCTCCTGCCTGG CAGTTGACCTGATCACATCCAGCCTGCAGTGCCTGCACAACCTGGTGTCATGGACGCACAGGCACGCCGAGAGCTGCACATCGGCGCCCAGCCTGCAGAGCGTGCTCTCCTCTGAGTACTGCAGCATCATCCGCGCCATCTGGGGCTGCAGCAATGGCCATGACTACATCATGGACACGGATTCGGACTGTAGCACGGTGCTTGTCGACAGCGCCTTGTCTGTCAAACAGGACTGGAAcaagagcacagcacagcacttaACTGACAATGGGGCAGAGGCAGACAATGCCAAGGCTGTTTCTGCTCCCAAACCCCAGCATGCTCCAGTAAGGACAACTCCTTGCCAGCAGCCTGCAAACAAGGGGAACACATCAGTGCCACTGAACACGAAGAATGAGCCACTGCAGAACAGGGATTCATCTCACTCACAACTGGACAGCATGGTCTCCTTGCAGGAggcagccctgccccagcctgtGTCACCACTGAGCAGTGCCACAG GACAGTTGAGTGGGAAGCAGGTTCTGTCCACAACATTGGATGAGCGGGTAAAAGACGAGTTCAGTGACCTTTCTGAGGG GGACTTCTTGAGCGATGATGAAAACGAGAAGAGAAATGTGCAATCTTCAGATGACTCCTTTGAGCCTTACCCCGAGAAGAA GATTTCTAGCAAGAAAAGCAACATCAAAGAAGTAAAGAAGGCAGAAGAGCCCAAAACAAGGAAGAAGCCAGGGCCTAAGCCgggctggaaaaaaaagatcaagtgTGAGAG GGCTCTGCTTCATAGGGAGGAGCTGCCAACCATTTACAAGTGTCCTTACCAGGGCTGCACAGCTGTCTACAGGGGGGCCGACGGCATGAAG AAACACATCAAAGAGCATCATGAAGAGGTACGGGAGAGGCCCTGTCCTCATCCTGGCTGCAACAAGGTGTTCATGATTGACCGGTACCTACAGCGGCACGTGAAGCTCATTCATACAG AGGTACGTAATTATATCTGTGATGAATGTGGGCAGACCTTTAAGCAACGCAAACACCTCTCAGTCCATCAGATGCGGCACTCGGGAGCAAAGCCCCTTCA GTGTGAGATCTGTGGTTTCCAGTGCAGGCAGCGAGCTTCGCTCAAGTACCACATGACCAAACACAAAGCTGAGACAGAGCTGGAGTTTGCCTGTGACCAGTGTGGGAAACGCTTTGAGAAGGCCCATAACCTTAACGTCCACATGTCCATGGTGCACCCTCTGATCCAGATTCGAGACAAAGCCAAGCCACTGGAGCCAGAGCCCATTCTCCTCCTAAATACTTCAGGGACTTCAGAAAGCCAGGTGGTAAAGCCAGAAGTGACTGCACAGCAGGAGCCCACCTGA
- the LOC115619099 gene encoding zinc finger protein 276-like isoform X7: protein MGENSEKQHCVDQVFFTDFQRLVGVAVRQDPMLPQFVCKKCHAQFYKCHSILRTFIQRVNTSPTGHTKSKGKSSMAQAQLGTEGSASCLAVDLITSSLQCLHNLVSWTHRHAESCTSAPSLQSVLSSEYCSIIRAIWGCSNGHDYIMDTDSDCSTVLVDSALSVKQDWNKSTAQHLTDNGAEADNAKAVSAPKPQHAPVRTTPCQQPANKGNTSVPLNTKNEPLQNRDSSHSQLDSMVSLQEAALPQPVSPLSSATGQLSGKQVLSTTLDERVKDEFSDLSEGDFLSDDENEKRNVQSSDDSFEPYPEKKISSKKSNIKEVKKAEEPKTRKKPGPKPGWKKKIKCERALLHREELPTIYKCPYQGCTAVYRGADGMKKHIKEHHEEVRERPCPHPGCNKVFMIDRYLQRHVKLIHTEVRNYICDECGQTFKQRKHLSVHQMRHSGAKPLQCEICGFQCRQRASLKYHMTKHKAETELEFACDQCGKRFEKAHNLNVHMSMVHPLIQIRDKAKPLEPEPILLLNTSGTSESQVVKPEVTAQQEPT from the exons ATGGGAGAGAACTCGGAGAAGCAGCACTGCGTGGATCAGGTCTTCTTCACTGACTTCCAGCGGCTGGTCGGCGTGGCGGTGCGGCAGGACCCCATGCTCCCCCAGTTTGTCTGCAAGAAGTGCCATGCCCAGTTCTACAAATGCCACAGCATCCTCAGGACCTTCATCCAGAGGGTGAACACATCTCCCACAGGTCACACAAAGTCCAAAGGAAA GAGCAGCATGGCCCAGGCCCAGCTGGGCACGGAAGGAAGTGCCTCCTGCCTGG CAGTTGACCTGATCACATCCAGCCTGCAGTGCCTGCACAACCTGGTGTCATGGACGCACAGGCACGCCGAGAGCTGCACATCGGCGCCCAGCCTGCAGAGCGTGCTCTCCTCTGAGTACTGCAGCATCATCCGCGCCATCTGGGGCTGCAGCAATGGCCATGACTACATCATGGACACGGATTCGGACTGTAGCACGGTGCTTGTCGACAGCGCCTTGTCTGTCAAACAGGACTGGAAcaagagcacagcacagcacttaACTGACAATGGGGCAGAGGCAGACAATGCCAAGGCTGTTTCTGCTCCCAAACCCCAGCATGCTCCAGTAAGGACAACTCCTTGCCAGCAGCCTGCAAACAAGGGGAACACATCAGTGCCACTGAACACGAAGAATGAGCCACTGCAGAACAGGGATTCATCTCACTCACAACTGGACAGCATGGTCTCCTTGCAGGAggcagccctgccccagcctgtGTCACCACTGAGCAGTGCCACAG GACAGTTGAGTGGGAAGCAGGTTCTGTCCACAACATTGGATGAGCGGGTAAAAGACGAGTTCAGTGACCTTTCTGAGGG GGACTTCTTGAGCGATGATGAAAACGAGAAGAGAAATGTGCAATCTTCAGATGACTCCTTTGAGCCTTACCCCGAGAAGAA GATTTCTAGCAAGAAAAGCAACATCAAAGAAGTAAAGAAGGCAGAAGAGCCCAAAACAAGGAAGAAGCCAGGGCCTAAGCCgggctggaaaaaaaagatcaagtgTGAGAG GGCTCTGCTTCATAGGGAGGAGCTGCCAACCATTTACAAGTGTCCTTACCAGGGCTGCACAGCTGTCTACAGGGGGGCCGACGGCATGAAG AAACACATCAAAGAGCATCATGAAGAGGTACGGGAGAGGCCCTGTCCTCATCCTGGCTGCAACAAGGTGTTCATGATTGACCGGTACCTACAGCGGCACGTGAAGCTCATTCATACAG AGGTACGTAATTATATCTGTGATGAATGTGGGCAGACCTTTAAGCAACGCAAACACCTCTCAGTCCATCAGATGCGGCACTCGGGAGCAAAGCCCCTTCA GTGTGAGATCTGTGGTTTCCAGTGCAGGCAGCGAGCTTCGCTCAAGTACCACATGACCAAACACAAAGCTGAGACAGAGCTGGAGTTTGCCTGTGACCAGTGTGGGAAACGCTTTGAGAAGGCCCATAACCTTAACGTCCACATGTCCATGGTGCACCCTCTGATCCAGATTCGAGACAAAGCCAAGCCACTGGAGCCAGAGCCCATTCTCCTCCTAAATACTTCAGGGACTTCAGAAAGCCAGGTGGTAAAGCCAGAAGTGACTGCACAGCAGGAGCCCACCTGA